In the genome of Myripristis murdjan chromosome 21, fMyrMur1.1, whole genome shotgun sequence, the window GATTTGGCCCTCTCCCTGAGCGTGTCCTGGCCCTGTACACCCATCAGATCCTGGAAGGGGTGGCCTACCTGCACCTGAACAGGGTGATCCACCGGGACTTGAAAGGAAACAATGTCATGCTGATGCCCACCGGCATTGTCAAGCTCATAGATTTTGGCTGTGCACGGCGCCTCAGCTACCTCAACCACACTGCCAGCAACAGTGGAGACCTGCTCAAGTCTGTCCATGGAACACCTTACTGGATGGCACCAGAGGTAGATATGGATTTAGGTGATTCATAGGTGAAAAACTGACATCTGAGCACAGGTTTCCCCAAATACCTTCAGATTACAAGCAGGACAAAGACACACTCAGTTGTGATCTGACCACAGAATACTATGCATTAAGAGAGGACAGGCTTTTTAATAAGAGACTGAGTGCTTTGGAAACTTCATTCGGCATGATTTTGGCTCCACAACTAGTGCTTACTGCCACCTCTGTTCCTCCCACTAGGTTATCAATGAGTCTGGATATGGCAGGAAGTCAGACATATGGAGCGTGGGGTGCACAGTGTTTGAAATGGCCACAGGGAAACCACCACTGGCACACATGGATAAGATGGCAGCCTTGTTCTACATTGGGGCTCAAAGGGGGTTGATGCCATCCCTGCCTGATGAGTTCTCATATAATGCCAAGGATTTTGTTGACTTTTGTCTTACAAGGTGAGACCTCTCATCTCAACTGGTTTGCACATGTGAAATGTATATACTTGTGTATACTGTAAATGTCTCTACCTGTCCAACAACCCCTTAAGTCTGGCTAGTTTTTATGAAAATTGGGACTTAAAGTGTGCTAAATAACAATTCAATGTCAAAATATACCTGAATTGGAGATCCAGTTCTGTTTAGAATACTGTGCTATTTATAGATGTGCATTTGCAAGATGTCCCCTGAcgttaaatactttttttcttgctacAGTGACCAGAAGCTACGGCCATCTGCAGACCAACTACTAAAGCATCCATTCATTCCCAAAAACAACACTGGTGTGAACACACGTGAATCCCAGAGAAAGCATCGCTGCGCTCACCCAGCGGGACTGTGTAGTTAACATGGAACCATATGAAGCAGGCATGCTTTTCGGTGTGAGGAGACATTCAGTAATATTCACTCCATAGTAGTAACTTGAGGCACTAAGTAAACTGTGTTCACTCTGAAGAGGCCTGCCACGTACTTTGCCCCAAGTGACACGCAGTACCTGTTAATGCAGTTTTTGGTTGGGGGAACGTGGGCGGTCTTAGGTTCATGCCCACCCCCCTGGATGCCACACTAcaaagccccacccaggagtttttcggggccgctcagagtccctactcCGAGGCAGGGCCAtcttttagcccctgtaaaggttcctgaactctctccttcggggtagttcttGCGGTGGAGACACACGACAACGGCCctggccccgtaaaattaccccgaagttccggcggtggaaacggggCTAAAGTGTATCAGTAAAAGGGAAGCACTTTTATCCATAGCACTGGAGAACACTGATATGAAGAGCACATGGGCAGGTAGAGGCATGCTTACTTTGGAGGTTGTTTAGCGATTTGTGCCAAGCATATCAATGCCATTACATTtttcatatacagtatataactGTAGGTCTATTAATTGTCAATGATGTGTAAcatataaaacaacattttttaatatatcgAGTGATTTTCATTACAGCATAACTTAAATTATAGCTAGTGGCAGGTATTGTCCAAATTTAAACAGCAGGTAGGTAAACTGTTTCCTGATTAATAAGCTGCTGCATGTCCATGCATGCACGTTTCGATCTACTGCTCAAAAACTTTACTTGCAGAGAATTAATTGGTATGGAAATATGCATAATAACAAgaacacagcaacaaacaatCACAGTTTATCATGTTTCAAGGTAGTGGCAACTTGGAAGTTTATTTGTAGtatttaaatgagaaaaaaaaatgtcaatagaTGTCTGTGCTCGACTTGTTCTCCCACAACTGCTGTTAACTGTGTGCCTGTGATCAGGATACAAACAAACCAGACTCAGCCTCATCATTTACTctgcacatgaaaataaaaccctAACCAGTCAAGAACAGATGACTACATCATGTCCAGACTTGAGAATATATTCCATTTagcagaggaaactgacttgtGTGAAGACAGCATGTGACCAGATAGGTGACTAAATAAAAAGGTTGAACAGTTGGATGAGGATGCCaatgatacaaaaatgataTTTGATGTCCAAATGGCAGATATTTAAGGTTTCCAACATATTTCAATGAGTTTGCATATGGCCAATCTGTCATTCTTACGCAAATGATGTCACTGGGATGGAACTGAGCCCGAGTTTCTTCATTATACTGTATAGTACACTGTTAATGGTTCATTAAACAATCCTACATAATATGCCCTCATGGACTGACATCTACAGGGCTACAGCGCAAAGTCATGAAACTATTTTTAATGCACTTCAAAGCAAAAAGGGTTATGTAAACTTTTATAGCACTATTATTGTCCTtgtcagtaattttttttttttatgaggcaCAGCCTTTGGCATCCAGCTTAAGGTCTTCTTGGAggtccaaaaacaaacaaaaaaaattatcgGTACAAATTGCATCGCTCTGACAATGTGACAAGTTGGTTTTGGATGTGCCTGTGTTGCTGAAGGGGTTTCTTAATTATTTCCTGTGATGGAAAGTACAGTACAGCACCCTCTGTAGGCAAATCAACTACAGGCTCTAAGAAGCACACACCACTGGAATGCTGCAATCATTCACCTGATGATGCCCGATTCCTACATCAACAAGTTACAATAGTCTAGAGTCTTTTATAGGTACATAGACATCCTGCTATACTTACAAGCAGCTCCAAACCTGAGTAGTCATgtatagcttttttttctttaaacatacaaaaacatatgtaCATTTATCTCCACTCTCTGTAAACAGCTAGTCAACGATCTTTTAAATCCCTTTGATGATTGAAACATGCAGatcatacatacagtatttaaGTATAAAATGAAGAAACTGAAGAGATTAAatgtaacattaaaaaaaaataccagctTTGACTGACTGTACCAATCAGAATGCCAGCAAAAGCAACTTAAACTCTTCTACCCCAGAAAGCTGGCTCCTGACTTTCTCTATACAGTTGTAGAAATGTGGTTCAATTAAATTACtaattaaaaagggaaaaaaaaaaaaaaaaaagagttgagaAAATGTAGAAATTGCACCTTCCATGCCTTTTATGGTATTTATAATACTTTTGTTTTCCCACATGGAGATTTGAAACTATTA includes:
- the map3k19 gene encoding mitogen-activated protein kinase kinase kinase 19, with protein sequence MSPVYQKFLDEVGEGPLTDDLLQCLAEKLISLDERDASVGLYPETLKSSTEESSKKDPVKGINNFPQVISTGNAVLSGSDLVVDDTITWTKGEVLGRGAYGTVYCGLTSQGQLIAVKQVSLDTSDPEAAEREYARLQGEVELLKMLRHTNIVGFLGTSLRQHVVSIFMEYVPGGSIASILHRFGPLPERVLALYTHQILEGVAYLHLNRVIHRDLKGNNVMLMPTGIVKLIDFGCARRLSYLNHTASNSGDLLKSVHGTPYWMAPEVINESGYGRKSDIWSVGCTVFEMATGKPPLAHMDKMAALFYIGAQRGLMPSLPDEFSYNAKDFVDFCLTSDQKLRPSADQLLKHPFIPKNNTVFGWGNVGGLRFMPTPLDATLQSPTQEFFGAAQSPYSEAGPSFSPCKGS